A DNA window from Actinomycetota bacterium contains the following coding sequences:
- a CDS encoding formate dehydrogenase, whose translation PHISGSSLSAQARYGAGVREILECWFEERPIREEYLIVDGGKLAGAGAHSYSAGNVTGGSDEAARFKE comes from the coding sequence CCCACACATTTCCGGGTCGTCGCTGTCGGCCCAGGCGCGCTACGGGGCGGGCGTGCGTGAGATCTTGGAGTGCTGGTTCGAGGAGCGCCCCATCCGAGAGGAGTACCTCATCGTCGATGGCGGGAAGCTGGCGGGGGCCGGTGCGCACTCCTACAGTGCCGGCAACGTTACCGGCGGTTCAGATGAGGCAGCGCGCTTCAAGGAATGA